The following proteins are co-located in the Candidatus Competibacteraceae bacterium genome:
- a CDS encoding MBL fold metallo-hydrolase — protein MKVCCFTLGAFQVNAYLLEDPVSGACAVVDTGDDSQLANALADLRPRPDLRAILLTHAHFDHAGGLTDLQREFPEAVTYLPALERPMFELLPQQGSLLFGMADFDRPSGRVDREVRDDDTLELGGELRFRFLSTPGHTPGQGCYYDDTHIFVGDTLFAGSVGRTDFPMSDPDLVQASLRRLLELPGHLIVCSGHGPVTTLEQELKSNPFLDYLRRERGLAEPSGWRSPLGANWG, from the coding sequence ATGAAAGTCTGCTGTTTTACCCTAGGCGCGTTCCAAGTCAATGCCTATTTACTGGAAGATCCAGTCTCAGGGGCCTGTGCCGTGGTCGATACCGGCGACGACTCGCAACTGGCGAATGCCTTGGCCGACCTGCGGCCGCGCCCGGACCTGCGAGCTATTCTGCTGACCCACGCGCATTTCGACCATGCCGGCGGTTTGACCGACCTGCAGCGGGAATTCCCCGAGGCGGTCACCTACCTGCCGGCTTTGGAGCGACCGATGTTCGAGCTATTGCCCCAGCAGGGTTCCCTGCTGTTCGGCATGGCCGATTTTGACCGGCCGAGCGGCCGGGTCGACCGGGAAGTGCGGGACGACGATACGCTTGAACTGGGCGGCGAGTTGCGCTTTCGCTTTCTGTCCACCCCGGGGCATACGCCGGGACAGGGCTGCTATTACGACGATACCCATATCTTCGTCGGCGATACGCTGTTCGCCGGCAGTGTCGGCCGGACCGATTTTCCCATGAGCGATCCCGATCTAGTGCAAGCCAGCTTGCGTCGGTTGCTGGAACTGCCGGGGCATCTGATCGTATGCAGTGGTCACGGGCCGGTAACGACCTTGGAGCAGGAGCTGAAGAGCAACCCGTTCCTGGATTATCTGCGTCGCGAGCGGGGTCTGGCGGAACCATCCGGCTGGCGGTCGCCGCTGGGGGCCAACTGGGGTTAG
- the ffh gene encoding signal recognition particle protein codes for MFENLSERLLLTVKNLRGQGRLTEDNIKDALREVRMALLEADVALPVVREFINRVRERAIGEEVLLSLTPGQVLIKIVHEELIRTMGEANAELNLRVQPPAVVLMAGLQGSGKTTSVAKLARWLKERQRKKVMVVSCDVYRPAAIEQLRKLADEVGAAFFPSDPGQVPEAIARQALEHARLHGVEVLIVDTAGRLHVDAEMMTEIQRLHAALNPIETLFVVDSMTGQDAANTAQAFNAALPLTGVVLTKTDGDARGGAALSIRQITGRPIKFLGVGEKTAALEPFFPDRVASRILGKGDVLSLVEEMEQKVDKDKALKLAQKVQKGRGFDLEDFREQMEQMTKMGGIASLLEKMPGFNAAPAALKEQAADKEVRRLVAIINSMTPGERRFPDMIKGSRKRRIAAGSGTLIQDVNRLLKQFDQAQKMMKKMKGGGLMKMMRGLQGKLPMGGLPPLKR; via the coding sequence ATGTTCGAAAATCTCAGCGAACGCTTGTTGCTCACCGTCAAGAATCTGCGTGGCCAAGGCCGCCTCACCGAGGACAATATCAAGGATGCCCTGCGCGAGGTGCGCATGGCCCTGCTGGAAGCGGACGTAGCGCTGCCGGTGGTGCGCGAGTTCATCAACCGGGTGCGCGAGCGGGCGATCGGCGAGGAAGTGCTACTCAGCCTGACCCCCGGCCAAGTGCTGATCAAGATCGTCCACGAAGAACTGATCCGAACCATGGGCGAGGCCAATGCCGAACTGAACCTGAGGGTCCAGCCACCGGCGGTGGTGCTGATGGCGGGTTTGCAGGGCTCCGGTAAAACCACCAGCGTTGCCAAGCTGGCCCGTTGGCTGAAGGAGCGCCAGCGCAAGAAAGTGATGGTGGTGAGTTGCGACGTGTACCGGCCAGCCGCCATCGAGCAGTTGCGCAAGCTGGCCGATGAGGTCGGCGCGGCGTTTTTCCCCAGCGACCCCGGGCAGGTTCCGGAAGCCATCGCCCGCCAGGCACTGGAGCATGCCCGCCTGCACGGCGTCGAGGTGCTGATTGTCGATACCGCCGGCCGCTTGCATGTCGATGCCGAGATGATGACCGAGATTCAGCGGCTGCACGCGGCGTTGAACCCTATCGAAACCCTGTTCGTGGTGGACAGCATGACCGGGCAGGACGCCGCCAACACCGCGCAGGCATTCAATGCCGCCCTGCCGCTGACCGGCGTGGTGCTGACCAAGACCGATGGCGATGCTCGTGGCGGCGCGGCGCTGTCGATCCGCCAAATCACCGGCCGACCGATCAAGTTTCTCGGTGTCGGCGAGAAGACCGCCGCCCTGGAACCGTTCTTTCCCGACCGGGTAGCCTCGCGCATTCTGGGTAAGGGCGACGTGCTGAGTTTGGTCGAGGAGATGGAGCAGAAGGTCGACAAGGACAAGGCGCTCAAGCTGGCCCAGAAGGTCCAGAAGGGGCGCGGTTTCGACCTGGAAGACTTCCGCGAGCAGATGGAGCAGATGACGAAGATGGGCGGTATCGCCAGCCTGTTGGAAAAGATGCCGGGTTTCAACGCCGCGCCGGCGGCGCTCAAGGAGCAGGCGGCGGACAAGGAGGTCAGGCGCTTGGTGGCCATCATTAATTCGATGACCCCGGGGGAACGCCGCTTCCCGGACATGATCAAGGGTTCGCGTAAGCGCCGCATCGCCGCCGGTTCCGGTACCCTGATCCAGGACGTGAACCGGCTGCTCAAGCAGTTCGATCAGGCACAAAAAATGATGAAGAAAATGAAGGGTGGCGGCTTGATGAAGATGATGCGCGGCTTACAGGGTAAGCTGCCGATGGGTGGGTTGCCGCCGCTGAAGCGGTAG
- the rimM gene encoding ribosome maturation factor RimM — protein sequence MSDWVVLGRVSGLFGVQGWVRVFSHTEPRAGIARYAPVFLHRGGEWRPFEIEAGRAHGAGVVLKFVGYDDRDQAATLLQSEIAVRRSQLPPPEPGEYYWADLEGLRVVTLGGVDLGTVASVFATGANDVLIVKGERERLLPFVRGQVVVEIDLEQRLLRVDWEPDF from the coding sequence ATGTCGGATTGGGTGGTGCTGGGCCGGGTGTCCGGCCTGTTTGGCGTGCAGGGCTGGGTGAGAGTGTTCTCCCACACCGAGCCGCGCGCGGGAATCGCTCGCTATGCGCCGGTGTTTTTGCATCGCGGCGGCGAGTGGCGGCCTTTTGAAATCGAAGCCGGCCGTGCCCATGGAGCGGGTGTGGTGCTGAAGTTCGTCGGTTACGACGACCGTGATCAGGCCGCGACGCTGTTGCAAAGCGAAATTGCGGTGCGTCGTTCGCAATTGCCGCCACCCGAACCGGGCGAGTATTACTGGGCGGACTTGGAAGGGCTGCGGGTGGTGACGCTGGGCGGGGTCGATTTGGGCACGGTCGCCTCCGTGTTCGCCACGGGCGCCAACGATGTGCTGATAGTCAAAGGGGAACGGGAACGGTTGCTGCCATTCGTGCGAGGCCAGGTCGTGGTCGAAATCGACCTTGAACAGCGCCTGTTGCGGGTGGATTGGGAGCCGGATTTTTGA
- the htpG gene encoding molecular chaperone HtpG, giving the protein MTVEAHKETLGFQAEVQQLLRLVAHSLYSNKEVFLRELISNASDACDKLRFEALTDGALYESDPELRIRVSFDKDARTITVSDNGIGMDRQEVIDNIGTIARSGTRQFMQKLSGDQARDANLIGQFGVGFYSSFVVADKVTLHTRRAGMGPEHGVLWESTGEGEYALETIEKPTRGTEVILHLREEESDLLNEWQLRSIITKYSDHITLPVMMQVEKFSEDKDAPPTVEEERINQAAALWARPKQEIKEEEYKEFYKHVGHDFEDPLTWTHNRVEGKLEYTSLLFIPARAPFDLWDREQRHGVKLYVQRVFIMDDAEHLMPRYLRFVRGVIDSNDLPLNISREILQGSKIVDSIRGGSVKKVLGLLEDMAANNAEKYGKFWKDFGRVLKEGPAEDHGNREQIAKLLRFASTHNDSAEQTVALADYVGRMKEGQDKIYYISADSFAAAKNSPHLEVFRKKGLEVLLLTDRVDEWLMSHLTEFEGKHLQSVAKGALDLDKIASEEEKQEQKQAEDQFKDLLTRVKEVLGDKVNEVRVSSRLTDSPACLVVDDYALSSHLERLLREAGQNVPSSKPHLELNPQHPLVARLKDEADADRFGDWTHLLFEQAMLAEGGQLEDPASFVKRLNGLLLTLGR; this is encoded by the coding sequence ATGACCGTTGAAGCCCATAAGGAAACCCTTGGTTTTCAGGCCGAGGTGCAGCAGTTACTGCGCCTGGTCGCGCATTCGCTGTATTCCAACAAGGAGGTCTTCCTCCGCGAGTTGATCTCCAACGCCTCCGACGCCTGCGACAAATTGCGCTTCGAGGCACTTACCGACGGCGCTTTGTACGAGAGCGATCCCGAATTGAGAATCCGGGTAAGTTTCGACAAGGATGCCCGCACTATCACCGTGTCCGATAACGGCATCGGCATGGATCGGCAGGAAGTCATCGACAATATCGGCACGATCGCCCGTTCCGGCACCCGCCAGTTCATGCAGAAGCTGAGTGGCGATCAGGCCCGCGATGCCAACCTGATCGGCCAGTTTGGTGTTGGTTTCTACTCCAGCTTCGTCGTCGCCGACAAGGTTACGCTGCACACCCGCCGCGCTGGCATGGGGCCGGAGCATGGCGTGCTTTGGGAATCCACCGGCGAGGGCGAGTACGCACTGGAAACCATTGAAAAACCGACGCGTGGTACCGAGGTGATTCTCCATCTGCGCGAGGAAGAGAGCGATCTGCTGAACGAGTGGCAGTTGCGCTCCATCATCACCAAGTATTCCGACCACATCACGCTGCCGGTGATGATGCAGGTAGAAAAATTCAGCGAAGACAAGGATGCACCGCCGACCGTCGAAGAGGAACGTATCAATCAGGCGGCGGCGCTGTGGGCACGGCCCAAACAGGAAATCAAGGAAGAGGAATACAAGGAGTTTTACAAGCATGTCGGTCACGATTTCGAAGACCCGCTGACCTGGACCCACAACCGGGTCGAGGGCAAGCTGGAATACACCTCGCTGCTGTTTATCCCGGCTCGCGCGCCGTTCGATCTCTGGGATCGTGAACAGCGTCACGGGGTGAAGCTGTACGTACAGCGGGTGTTCATCATGGACGATGCCGAGCATCTGATGCCGCGTTACCTGCGCTTCGTGCGCGGCGTGATCGATTCCAACGACCTGCCGCTCAACATCTCCCGCGAAATCCTGCAAGGCAGCAAGATCGTGGACAGCATTCGTGGCGGATCGGTCAAGAAAGTGCTGGGGTTGCTGGAGGACATGGCGGCCAACAATGCCGAGAAATACGGCAAATTCTGGAAGGATTTTGGGCGGGTCCTTAAGGAAGGGCCGGCGGAGGATCATGGTAATCGCGAGCAAATCGCCAAACTGCTGCGTTTTGCCTCGACTCACAACGACAGCGCCGAGCAGACCGTCGCGTTGGCGGACTACGTCGGCCGGATGAAGGAAGGACAGGACAAGATTTACTACATTAGCGCCGACAGCTTCGCCGCCGCTAAAAACAGCCCGCACCTGGAAGTGTTCCGCAAGAAAGGCTTGGAGGTTTTGTTACTGACCGATCGGGTGGACGAGTGGTTGATGTCGCACCTGACCGAGTTCGAAGGCAAGCATCTCCAGTCGGTTGCCAAGGGAGCGCTGGATCTGGACAAGATCGCTTCGGAGGAGGAAAAGCAGGAGCAGAAGCAGGCCGAGGATCAGTTCAAGGATTTGCTAACCCGAGTCAAGGAGGTGTTGGGCGACAAGGTCAACGAAGTGCGGGTTTCCTCACGGCTGACCGATTCTCCGGCCTGTCTGGTGGTGGACGATTACGCGCTTAGTTCTCACCTGGAGCGCCTGCTGCGCGAGGCGGGTCAGAACGTGCCGTCGAGTAAGCCGCATCTGGAGTTGAATCCCCAGCACCCGCTGGTCGCCCGGTTGAAGGACGAAGCGGACGCCGACCGCTTCGGCGACTGGACCCATTTATTGTTCGAGCAGGCGATGCTGGCCGAGGGGGGGCAACTGGAAGATCCAGCCAGCTTTGTGAAACGGTTGAACGGTCTGTTGCTGACGCTGGGTCGCTAA
- the ccsA gene encoding cytochrome c biogenesis protein CcsA, whose product MNAVTGGLAALLYLLAGGLLAGRLARAGGAAIGSSKGGPLALGWGAVILHAMILAQTVFQPAGLNLGFFNALSFTGWLINVVLLAAAMVRPVENLGIIALPFGALTLVLGLSFATERIVADPGQWPLELHILIAILAYSLLTLAAAQATLLAIQDRRLRRRQPGGFLRGIPPLTAMESLLFQMIGAGFILLSITLFSGLLFLKDIFAQHLVHKTVLSFIAWGVFGVLLWGRWRFGWRGRTAIRWTLSGFTFLVLAYFGSKLVLELILRR is encoded by the coding sequence ATGAACGCGGTCACCGGCGGCTTGGCCGCCCTGCTCTACCTGCTTGCCGGCGGGCTGCTGGCCGGGCGGCTGGCGCGCGCCGGCGGCGCGGCGATAGGTTCATCGAAGGGCGGTCCGCTGGCCCTGGGCTGGGGGGCGGTCATCCTGCACGCCATGATCCTGGCCCAAACCGTGTTCCAACCCGCTGGCCTCAATCTCGGCTTCTTCAACGCGCTATCGTTCACCGGCTGGCTGATCAACGTGGTTCTGCTGGCGGCGGCGATGGTGCGGCCGGTCGAAAACCTCGGCATCATTGCATTACCGTTCGGCGCGCTCACGCTGGTCCTCGGCCTGTCGTTCGCCACCGAGCGCATCGTCGCCGACCCCGGACAATGGCCGCTGGAACTGCACATTCTCATCGCCATCCTGGCCTATTCGCTGCTGACCTTGGCGGCGGCGCAGGCAACGCTGCTGGCCATCCAGGACCGGCGCTTGCGGCGGCGCCAGCCCGGTGGCTTCCTGCGCGGCATCCCGCCGCTCACCGCAATGGAATCCCTGCTGTTCCAAATGATCGGCGCCGGCTTCATCTTGCTGAGCATCACCCTATTTAGTGGCCTACTCTTTCTCAAGGATATCTTCGCTCAGCACTTGGTTCACAAGACCGTGCTGTCCTTTATTGCCTGGGGAGTGTTCGGGGTGCTGTTGTGGGGTCGCTGGCGCTTCGGCTGGCGCGGCCGCACCGCCATTCGCTGGACGCTGAGCGGTTTTACTTTCCTGGTACTCGCCTATTTCGGCAGCAAGCTGGTGTTGGAATTAATCCTGAGACGTTGA
- a CDS encoding YcgN family cysteine cluster protein, translating to MNTISRFWEEKSLADLTLAEWEALCDGCGKCCLHKLEDEDTGELFHTNVACRLLNLKTGRCTRYADRFRWVPDCVQLTPAEVERVNWLPPTCAYRLQAERKPLPSWHPLRTHDSDSTRQAGMSVCGWVVSERRNRRLEDHIVEWPS from the coding sequence ATGAATACCATCTCTCGCTTCTGGGAAGAAAAATCCCTTGCTGATCTGACCTTGGCGGAATGGGAGGCGCTCTGCGACGGTTGCGGCAAATGCTGCCTGCACAAGCTGGAAGATGAAGACACGGGTGAACTATTCCACACCAACGTCGCTTGCCGGTTGCTGAATCTCAAGACCGGACGCTGCACCCGCTACGCCGACCGGTTTCGCTGGGTGCCCGATTGCGTGCAGTTGACGCCGGCCGAGGTGGAGCGGGTCAACTGGCTGCCGCCCACCTGTGCGTACCGGCTGCAAGCGGAGCGCAAGCCGTTGCCGAGCTGGCATCCATTACGGACCCACGATTCCGATTCGACCCGCCAGGCGGGCATGAGCGTATGCGGTTGGGTCGTGTCGGAACGACGAAACCGGCGACTGGAAGACCATATTGTTGAGTGGCCATCATGA
- the rpsP gene encoding 30S ribosomal protein S16 — MVTIRLSRGGAKKRPFYTVVVTDSRNRRDGRCIERIGFFNPIASGGEARLNLNQERLQYWLGNGAQPSERVVSLIREQSRQQPVQ; from the coding sequence ATGGTTACTATCCGCCTGTCCCGCGGCGGCGCCAAGAAGCGCCCCTTCTACACCGTGGTCGTGACCGACAGCCGTAACCGGCGTGACGGCCGCTGTATCGAACGCATCGGTTTTTTCAACCCGATCGCCAGTGGTGGCGAAGCGCGTTTGAACCTGAATCAGGAGCGCTTGCAGTACTGGTTGGGTAACGGCGCGCAACCGTCCGAGCGAGTGGTCAGTCTGATCAGGGAACAATCCCGCCAGCAGCCGGTTCAGTAA
- a CDS encoding methylated-DNA--[protein]-cysteine S-methyltransferase, with translation MIAPDAYQAVIAAPIGMIGVRMAGAAVSELDYLPADVPELPSADIATQAVVAQLQAYFHDPRTPVTVALVPEGTAFQQRVWKALRAIPAGAVLTYGELAVRLGTAARAIGGACRNNPIPILIPCHRVVSRQGLGGYAGEVSGDPLEIKRWLLRYEGVEIAHGVMKPDVRDGID, from the coding sequence ATGATCGCGCCTGATGCGTATCAGGCGGTTATTGCCGCGCCAATCGGCATGATCGGTGTCCGCATGGCTGGCGCGGCGGTGAGTGAACTCGATTACCTGCCGGCTGATGTGCCGGAGCTGCCGTCGGCGGATATCGCCACCCAAGCCGTCGTGGCCCAGTTGCAAGCGTATTTCCACGATCCTCGCACCCCGGTCACGGTTGCGTTGGTTCCTGAAGGCACCGCGTTTCAGCAACGAGTGTGGAAAGCGCTTCGGGCCATTCCAGCGGGGGCGGTGCTGACCTACGGCGAACTGGCGGTTCGGCTCGGTACCGCTGCCCGCGCCATTGGTGGCGCCTGCCGAAACAATCCGATCCCGATTCTTATTCCCTGCCATCGCGTGGTGTCCCGACAGGGGCTTGGTGGTTACGCGGGCGAAGTTTCCGGTGATCCCCTGGAGATCAAGCGCTGGCTGCTGCGGTATGAGGGGGTGGAGATCGCGCATGGAGTCATGAAGCCAGATGTGAGGGATGGAATCGATTGA
- the cysQ gene encoding 3'(2'),5'-bisphosphate nucleotidase CysQ, translating into MHDPWLNWLEPVKMLAAEASERILEVYATAFGVTAKDDDSPLTAADLAAHDAITAGLRRLTPDLPILSEESAAVPFAERSQWRRYWLVDPLDGTKEFVKRNGEFTVNIALIEDHEPVLGVVRVPVTGVCYFAARHYGAFRMEPGQSPQPISVRPLRAGEPVRVAGSKTHGGAGLRAFVAALGAHHLVSIGSSLKFCRVAEGVADVYPRLGLTSEWDTAAAQVIVEAAGGRVVSAETGEPLRYNTRDSLLNPYFIVYGDTSHDWLRYVPRED; encoded by the coding sequence ATGCACGACCCATGGTTGAATTGGCTGGAGCCGGTCAAAATGCTGGCGGCGGAAGCCAGCGAGCGCATCCTGGAGGTCTACGCCACGGCGTTTGGGGTGACCGCCAAGGACGACGATAGCCCGCTGACCGCCGCCGATTTGGCCGCCCATGATGCTATTACCGCCGGCCTGCGGCGCTTAACGCCCGACCTTCCCATCCTGTCCGAGGAGTCGGCCGCTGTACCGTTCGCCGAACGGTCACAATGGCGGCGCTATTGGCTGGTGGACCCGCTGGACGGCACCAAGGAATTTGTGAAGCGCAACGGCGAGTTTACCGTTAACATCGCCCTGATCGAAGACCACGAACCGGTGCTCGGGGTGGTGCGGGTGCCGGTGACCGGCGTGTGCTATTTCGCCGCGCGCCACTACGGCGCGTTCCGCATGGAGCCGGGCCAGTCGCCGCAACCGATCTCGGTCAGACCGTTGCGGGCGGGCGAACCGGTGCGAGTCGCCGGCAGCAAAACTCATGGAGGGGCGGGATTGCGGGCCTTCGTTGCCGCTTTGGGCGCGCACCATCTGGTGAGCATCGGCAGTTCGCTCAAGTTCTGCCGAGTCGCGGAGGGTGTGGCGGATGTCTATCCCCGGCTTGGCCTGACCTCGGAGTGGGACACCGCCGCCGCGCAAGTCATCGTCGAAGCGGCCGGTGGCCGGGTGGTATCGGCGGAAACGGGCGAGCCGTTGCGCTACAACACGCGCGACTCGCTGCTGAACCCGTACTTCATCGTTTACGGCGACACTAGCCACGATTGGCTGCGCTACGTTCCGCGCGAGGATTGA
- a CDS encoding HlyC/CorC family transporter: MDNIHIGVLCAVLVLLIGCSAFFSSSETGLMTLNRYRLRHRVREGNKAAIRTSRLLERPDRLIGIILLGNNFVNILASSLATIIAIHFLGDAGILVSTVLLTLVLLVFSEVAPKTLAALHPERIAFPASAVLAPLLKIFYPLVWLTNAMANGLLRLFRVAIQTSSQYSLSAEELRTVVLEAGVMIPKRHQTMLLGILELEEITVNDIMVPRNEVEGIDLEGDWAEIVAKLTRSPYTRMLVYRDTFDQVVGFLHLRKVLNTMMQKPDFNRADLESLIREPYFIPEGTSLTRQLLNFQQLRRRVGLVVDEYGEVLGLVTLEDILEEIVGEFTTDPAAIGKRNLVPRADGGYVVDGRTSIRSLNRALDWKLPTDGPRTLNGLIMEHLETIPEPGTRLSLMGHLTEIVEISGNRVKTVVIWPTEPAELAEPTD, from the coding sequence TTGGACAATATTCATATTGGCGTATTGTGCGCCGTCCTGGTCCTGTTAATCGGCTGCTCCGCCTTTTTCTCCAGTTCCGAAACCGGACTGATGACCCTCAATCGCTACCGCCTGCGCCACCGCGTTCGGGAAGGCAACAAGGCCGCGATACGCACCAGCCGGCTGCTGGAACGGCCAGATCGCTTGATCGGCATCATTCTACTCGGCAACAACTTCGTCAACATTCTAGCGTCCTCGCTGGCCACCATTATCGCTATCCACTTCTTGGGCGATGCCGGTATTTTGGTCTCCACGGTTCTCTTGACGCTGGTTCTGCTGGTGTTCAGCGAAGTCGCGCCCAAGACGCTGGCGGCCCTGCATCCCGAGCGCATTGCCTTCCCCGCTTCCGCGGTGCTGGCACCGTTGCTCAAGATCTTCTACCCCCTGGTGTGGTTGACCAATGCGATGGCGAACGGCCTATTACGACTGTTCCGGGTGGCGATTCAGACCTCCAGCCAATATTCGCTCAGCGCCGAGGAACTGCGCACGGTGGTCCTCGAAGCCGGGGTGATGATTCCCAAACGGCATCAAACCATGTTGCTGGGCATCCTGGAGCTGGAGGAAATCACCGTCAATGACATCATGGTGCCACGCAACGAGGTGGAGGGCATCGACCTGGAAGGCGACTGGGCGGAGATCGTCGCCAAACTGACCCGCAGCCCCTACACCCGCATGCTGGTCTACCGCGACACCTTCGACCAGGTCGTGGGCTTCCTGCACCTGCGCAAGGTGCTCAACACGATGATGCAGAAGCCGGATTTCAATCGGGCTGATCTGGAGAGCCTGATCCGGGAGCCCTATTTCATCCCCGAAGGCACCTCGCTAACCCGGCAGTTGCTCAACTTTCAGCAGCTGCGCCGACGCGTCGGGCTGGTGGTGGACGAGTACGGCGAAGTGCTGGGGCTGGTAACGCTGGAGGACATCCTGGAAGAGATCGTGGGTGAATTCACCACCGATCCCGCCGCCATCGGCAAACGCAATCTGGTCCCGCGCGCCGACGGTGGCTACGTGGTGGACGGTCGCACTTCGATTCGCAGCCTGAACCGGGCATTGGACTGGAAATTGCCCACCGACGGCCCCCGCACCCTCAATGGCCTGATCATGGAGCACCTCGAAACCATCCCCGAACCGGGTACCCGACTGTCGCTGATGGGTCACCTGACCGAGATCGTGGAAATCTCCGGCAACCGGGTTAAGACGGTGGTCATCTGGCCGACCGAGCCGGCGGAACTAGCGGAACCGACGGACTGA
- a CDS encoding CBS domain-containing protein, with product MMQLKEVLKNKGGEPVIVPEASTVASAIRTMNAKRVGSVMVQGPGGEPMGILTERDVLRLYAEGESDFETMLVKDWMTTSIYVCKPGDTVGEALAVMTTKRFRHIPVVEDGRMVGVVSIGDLVKAKLEETAVEARALREYINS from the coding sequence ATGATGCAACTGAAGGAAGTGCTGAAGAACAAAGGTGGCGAACCGGTGATCGTGCCGGAAGCCAGCACGGTGGCGTCCGCCATTCGCACCATGAATGCCAAACGCGTTGGGTCGGTGATGGTGCAAGGTCCTGGCGGCGAGCCGATGGGTATCCTGACGGAGCGCGATGTGTTGCGGCTGTATGCCGAGGGCGAAAGCGATTTCGAAACCATGCTGGTTAAGGACTGGATGACCACCAGCATTTATGTCTGCAAACCGGGTGACACCGTCGGCGAGGCGCTGGCCGTGATGACCACCAAACGATTCCGCCATATTCCGGTGGTGGAGGACGGTAGAATGGTGGGAGTGGTTTCCATCGGCGACTTGGTGAAAGCCAAACTCGAGGAAACCGCCGTCGAAGCGCGGGCCCTGCGCGAGTACATCAATTCCTGA
- the trmD gene encoding tRNA (guanosine(37)-N1)-methyltransferase TrmD: protein MRVDVVTLFPEMVKTLLRFGVTGRAVERGLLRVDAWDPRDDAHDRHRTVDDRPYGGGPGMVMKVQPLRDTLQRARAAAQPPGKTIYLSPQGRPLTQDGVRELALETRLILLAGRYEGIDERLIATEVDEEWSIGDYVLSGGELAALVLIDAMARLLPGALNDSESAEQDSFMDGLLDCPHYTRPEEIERRRVPAVLLSGDHAAIARWRRREALGRTWLRRPDLLARRRLVTEDQALLDEFIREYQEKRGAPAPPDNLLEQRGA from the coding sequence ATGCGCGTGGATGTGGTCACCCTGTTTCCCGAGATGGTCAAGACTTTGCTCCGCTTTGGGGTGACCGGGCGGGCAGTCGAGCGCGGGTTGTTGCGGGTGGATGCCTGGGATCCACGCGACGATGCCCATGATCGCCATCGCACCGTCGATGACCGGCCCTACGGCGGCGGTCCGGGCATGGTGATGAAGGTACAACCGCTGCGCGATACCCTGCAACGGGCCAGGGCGGCGGCGCAACCGCCAGGAAAAACGATTTATCTCAGCCCGCAGGGTCGGCCGTTGACCCAGGATGGCGTGCGGGAACTGGCGCTGGAAACGAGACTGATCCTGCTGGCTGGCCGCTATGAGGGCATCGACGAGCGGCTGATCGCGACCGAGGTGGACGAGGAATGGTCTATCGGCGATTACGTGCTTAGTGGCGGCGAACTGGCGGCGTTGGTATTGATCGACGCCATGGCCCGGTTGTTGCCGGGAGCGCTGAACGACAGCGAATCGGCCGAGCAGGATTCGTTCATGGACGGGTTGCTGGATTGCCCGCACTACACCCGGCCCGAAGAGATCGAGAGGCGGCGGGTACCGGCGGTGCTGCTGAGCGGCGATCATGCCGCTATCGCCCGCTGGCGACGGCGCGAGGCCTTGGGGCGGACTTGGCTGCGACGGCCTGACTTGCTGGCCCGACGGCGGTTGGTGACTGAAGACCAGGCGCTACTGGATGAATTTATTCGCGAATACCAAGAGAAACGGGGAGCGCCGGCGCCGCCGGACAACCTCCTGGAGCAACGTGGAGCGTAG
- the rplS gene encoding 50S ribosomal protein L19 encodes MSKLVEEFEREQMNREITAFNPGDTVVVRVKVKEGNRERLQAFEGVVIAKRNRGLNSAFTVRKISHGEGVERVFQAYSPVIADITVKRRGDVRRAKLYYLRGLEGKAARIKEKLR; translated from the coding sequence ATGAGTAAACTGGTGGAAGAATTCGAACGCGAACAGATGAACCGCGAGATCACGGCTTTCAATCCTGGCGATACCGTGGTGGTGCGGGTCAAGGTGAAGGAGGGCAACCGCGAACGCTTGCAGGCCTTCGAGGGGGTTGTCATCGCCAAACGCAACCGCGGCCTGAACTCGGCGTTTACCGTGCGCAAGATTTCCCATGGCGAGGGCGTGGAACGGGTATTCCAAGCCTACAGCCCGGTGATCGCCGACATCACCGTCAAGCGCCGTGGCGACGTGCGTCGAGCCAAGCTGTACTACCTGCGCGGTTTGGAAGGTAAGGCGGCTCGCATCAAGGAGAAGTTGCGTTAA